The DNA segment GCCGACGCCTCGGCCGACGCGCCGATGGCCGCCGACGTGGACCTGGTCCGGCGTATCGTCTCCGACGAGGTCGCGGCCTTCGGCGCGGCACAGCGGGCGGCGCACATCACGCCGACCGTGGTCGCACTGCGCACCATGGCCGCCGACGTCGTAGCCGCCGAGATCACGCGCCTCGACGGCCGGCTGCCCGACCTGGACGACCGCCAGCGCGGCGAGATCCGCCAGGCCGTGCACCGGGTCGTCGACAAGCTGCTGCACGCGCCGACCGTACGGGTCAAGCAGCTCGCGGCCGAGCCCGGCGGCGCCGGGTACGCGGACGCGCTGCGCACCCTCTTCGACCTCGACCCCGAGACGGTTGCCGCCGTCTCCCGGGCCGAGGACAGCACGGACAAGAAGGACCGACCCGCATGACACAGAAGGCACTGCGACTGGGGACGAGGCGAAGCAAACTCGCCATGGCCCAGTCCGGGCAGGTGGCTGAGGCCGTGAGCCGGGTGACCGGCCGGCCCGTCGAGCTGGTCGAGATCACCACGTACGGCGACGTCTCCCGGGAGGCGCTGGCGCAGATCGGCGGCACCGGCGTGTTCGTCACCGCACTGCGTGACGCGCTGCTGAAGGGCGAGGTGGACTTCGCGGTTCATTCGCTCAAGGACCTGCCGACCGCACAGCCCGAGGAACTGGTCCTGGCCGCCGTACCGGTGCGCGAGGACCCGCGGGACGTGATCGTCGCCCACGACGCCCTGAAGTTCACCGACCTGCCCCGCGGGGCGCGCATCGGTACGGGTTCGCCTCGCCGCATGGCGCAGCTGAACGCGTACGCGCGCTCCCACGGGCTGGACATCGAGACGGTCCCGATCCGCGGGAACGTCGACACCCGCATCGGGTACGTCCACGACGGTGAGCTGGACGCCGTCGTCCTGGCCGCCGCCGGACTGAACCGGATCGGCCGGATCGACGAGGTCACCGACTTCCTGTCGGTCGACACGGTTCTGCCCGCCCCCGGCCAGGGGGCCCTGGCGATCGAGTGCGCCGCGGATAACGCAGCGCTCGTCGCCGCGCTCGGCGCGCTCGACGACCCCTTCACGCGGGTCGCCGTCACCGCCGAGCGGTCCCTGCTCGCCGCCCTGGAAGCCGGCTGCAGCGCCCCTGTGGGCGCGCTGGCCGACTTGCTGGCCGACGGGCAGATTGTCAAGGAAATGCGCCTGCGCGGCGTCGTCGGTACGACCGACGGCACCCGCATGGTGCAGCTGTCCACCACCGGTCCCGTGCCCCAGACGCACGAGCAGGCGATGGCACTCGGTCGCGAACTCGCCACCGAGATGCTCGCCCAGGGCGCGGCCGGTCTGATGGGGGAGCGAGAACATTGAGCCCCGCCAACCTTTCCACCGGCCTGGAACACGGGCACGTCACCTTCCTGGGTGCCGGACCCGGGGATCCGGGGCTGCTGACCCTGCGCGCCGTGGAGGCGCTGTCGAACGCGGACGTCCTGGTCGCCGAGCACGAGGTGCTCGACGTGATCCGGACGCACGCCCGGCAGGGCGTCACCGTCGTACCGACGGACGCGGTCGCTTCCTCGGATCCGCTTCCGGGCACGGGCACGCCTCAGCTCACGGTTGTTGACGGCACGTCAACATCCGTTGCGCTCCCGGCTGCTGCTCGGGATGCCGCTCATCTTGTCATGGAGGCCGCGCGTACCGGCAGGCGGGTCGTGCGTGCCGTTTCCGGGGATCCCGGGCTCGACACGAACGCGGCCGAGGAGATGCTCGCCTGTGCCGCAGCCGGCGTGCCCTTCGAGGTCGTACCGGGTGTCGCGGCCGCGGTCGGCGTGCCCGCGTACGCCGGTGTGCCGCTGCGCGACGCGCACGGCATGGACGTCCGGTTCGTGGACGCCCGTACCGCCACCAGCCGCTGCTGGACGGAGGTGGGCGCCTCGGACGGCACGGTCGTCGTCTCCACGACGCTGGACTCGGTCGCGGCGACCGCGTCCGAGCTGGTGTCGGCCGGCCGCAAGCCGGACACCCCGATGACGGTCACCGTCGCCGGTACGACGACCCGCCAGCGCACCTGGTCGGCGACGCTCGGCACGATCGCGCAGACGCTGAAGCAGGCGAAGGTCCTGCCGTCCCCGGACGGCGGGCGGCCGGTCATAGTCGTGGTCGGTGAGCGTTCCGCCGCCGCCCAGCGCGACCGGCTGTCGTGGTTCGAGTCCAAGCCGCTGTTCGGCTGGCGGGTGCTCGTGCCGCGCACCAAGGAGCAGGCGGCGTCGCTCTCCGACCAGCTGCGGTCCTACGGCGCGGTGCCGCACGAGGTCCCGACGATCGCCGTCGAGCCGCCGCGCACGCCCCAGCAGATGGAGCGCGCGGTCAAGGGCCTGGTGACCGGCCGCTACGAGTGGATCGCGTTCACCTCGGTCAACGCGGTCAAGGCGGTCCGCGAGAAGTTCGAGGAGTACGGCCTCGACGCGCGTGCATTCGCGGGCATCAAGGTCGCCGCGGTGGGCGAGCAGACGGCCAAGGCGCTGATCGACTTCGGTGTGAAGCCGGACCTGGTGCCGAGCGGCGAGCAGTCGGCCGCCGGTCTCCTGGAGGACTGGCCGCCGTACGACCCGGTCTTCGACCCGATCGACCGTGTCTTCCTGCCCCGCGCCGACATCGCCACCGAGACCCTGGTGGCCGGTCTGATCGAGCTGGGCTGGGAGGTCGACGACGTCACGGCGTACCGCACCGTGCGCGCCTCGCCGCCGCCGGCGGACACGCGCGAGGCGATCAAGGGCGGCGGCTTCGACGCCGTGCTGTTCACGTCGTCCTCGACCGTGCGGAACCTCGTCGGCATCGCCGGCAAGCCGCACAACGTGACCGTGATCGCCTGCATCGGTCCCGCCACGGCCAAGACGGCCGAGGAGCACGGGCTGCGCGTCGACGTCATGGCCCCGGAACCGTCGGTGCTCAAGCTGGCGGAGGCGCTGGCCGACTTCGGTCTCAAGCGCCGTGCCGCCGCGCAGGAGGCGGGGGACCCCGTCACCCGGCCCAGCGAGCGCAGGCCGGGGGCGCGGAGGCGTCGTACGACCACGTGAGTCGTGCCGTGATGTGAGGTGTGGCGGAGTGTTCCCTGCCGGGGGCACTCCGCCTCGCTCGTTCGTGCCTCCTGCTCCGACGCGGTCACACCACCAGCGGTCACACCACTACCTGGGGACATGACCGGGACGCGTCTGAGTACGCGTGCTCATGTGTGGCGTCCGGCCTGGTCGAAGACTGGGGCCATGACGAGAACACACGCTGAAATCAAAGAAGTTGGCCGCTCCACCCGCCGGCCGCGCCGCGCCCTCGCGGTCGCGGCCCTCGCCGCCGTGTCACTTGCCGTCGGCGCCGCCGGCACCGCGAGTGCCGCCGGCCTGCCGGGCAGGCCCGCCGCCGGCGGCGGAGCCTGGACCGCCGCCGTGGTCCCCGCCCAGCGTCAGCAGGCGGCTTTCCTGGACATGCTGAACACGGTCAGACAGATGTGCGTCCCGACCCCGCTGCCCGAGCATGAGCAGCCGACTCCGCGGGAGCGGCCGCAGCCCCCGCTGAGCACGGCGCTGACGGCCGGCCAGGCCCCGCCCTCCCGCACCCTTCCGATGCCCGAGCTGGGGCCCGTCGAGGAGTGCGAGGGGGTCGTTCACGTCCAGCGCGTCACCCAGGCGCTCCGGGGCCTGGACCGGCCCAGCCCCGCCCGGGTCAGGAAGGCCCTGAACCGTGTCGGCTACATCGACGCGCACATCCACGGCCTCGAGCAGTTCCGCGGGACCACGCACTTCTACCTCGACCTGCGCTTCAAGGGCAGCGCCCTCTGGGTGGCGGGCTCCGTGTCCAGCAAGAAGGTCACCGTCGAGGCGTTCGCGGCGCCCGGTTCGTTCATGCCGGGAGCGCTGAAGCGCTGACGGCCGCAGGAGTGCGCCACGGGCGACGCCGGAGACGGCGTTGCCCGTGGCTGGTGGCCGGGTGCGCCCGACTGAAGCGACGTGAGGTGTGGCGGCGTGCCCATCAAGTGGGCGCCCCGCCTTGTCTGTTCAACCCCATCGGTTATCCGAAATCTCTTGCCCCGACTCCGGACGACACGATCACCGACCCCGCCTGTGGAACCGGCGGCTTCCTGCTCGCCGCTGCCGAGTACCTCCTCCACGAATACGGCCACCAGCTCACCCCTGAGCAGCGCAAGCACCTCAGCAGCGGTGGTATCTGGGGCACCGAGCTGGTCAGGAACACCGCGCGTCTCGCCGCGATGAACCTCTTCCTTCACGGCATCGGGCAGCCGCTCGGAAACGCGCTGGTGCACACCACCGACGCCCTGGCCGCCCCGCCCACGAAGCGCGCGAGCCTGGTCCTGGCCAACCCGCCCTTCGGCAAGAAGTCGTCCATCACCGTCTACGGCGACGACGGTTCCGCCGCCCGTGACGCGATCGCCTACGAGCGGCGCGACTTCTGGGTCACCACGACGAACAAGCAGCTCAACTTCGTCCAGCACATCGCCTCGCTGCTGGAGATCCACGGCCGGGCTGCGGTCGTCGTCCCCGACAACGTGCTCTTCGAGGGTGGCGCGGGCGATCCGCCGACGCCTGCTCAAGGAGTACGACGTCCACACGATGCTGCGCCTGCCCACCGGCATCTTCTACGCGGGCGGCGTCAAGGCCAACGTGCTGTTCTTCGAGCGCAAGCCGGCCCGGCCCAACGAGCCGTGGACCGAGAAGCTGTGGGTCTACGACTTCCGTACGGCCCAGCACTTCACCCTCAAGCAGAACCCGCTCACCCGGGCCTCTCTTGAGGACTTCGTCCAGTGCTACCGCCCTGACGAGGACCGTTCCAAGCGCGTGGAGACGGAGCGCTTCAAGGCGTTCACGTATGAGGAGCTGATCGCCCGCGACAAGGCGAACCTCGACATCACCTGGCTCCGTGACCCGAGCCTCGACGACGCGGACAACCTGCCCGCGCCCGAGGTGCTGGCCGCCGAGATCGTAGAGGACCTCCAGGCAGCTCTGGAGGAGTTCGCTGCGATCGCCGAGACGCTTCAGCAGGCCCGGGAGCAGGGCCCCGAAGCGGAGGAAGCCGCTGACGAGGACTGACCGGTGTCGCCCTGGGCCCGCTTCCGTGAAATCGGTCGCGGGCCCCAGGCATTGAGAGGGTCAGTGCGCAGACGCGTACGGCAGGAAGCCGGTCCAGACCTTGGGGGTGAGGGTGAGGCGGGGGCCATGCGGGTTCTTCGAGTCACGGACGTGGACGCGCGCGGGGGTGGCCGCGACCTCTATGCAGTCAGGGCCGTCGGCCGTGCTGTGGCTGCTCTTTATCCACTCCAGCTCGGCTTGGGCTCCGGAAACCTTGAGCGTCATGTCTTGGTCTCTCCCAGTACTTTCTCGATGAAGGTCATCGACTCGTGCGGGCTGAGGGCCTGCGCGCGGATGGCGCCGTAGCGGATGTCGAGGACCGTCGTTTCCTTCGGGTCGGTGATCACCCGGCTGCTGAGGGGCGCTTCGCTGAACCCGACGGTGGCTCCGTCCCTGAGCTTGAGAAGCCTGAACGAGCCATCGATTCCCGGGTTCTCCTCGTGGCCGAGGGGCAGGATCTGGAGGTCCACGTTGCGCCTCCGCCCCATCTCCAACAACCGTTCGAGCTGTTGTCGCATCACCATCTTGCCCCCGATGGGCCTGCGCAGCGTCGACTCGCACTGGACGAAGCTGAAGAGGGGCGGTTCCGTCGCAGCGTCGATGATCTCCTGACGTGACAGTCGGGCGGCCATCCGCTGTTCCAACTGGTCCGCGGTGAAGGGTGGCCGGCGCACGCCGAACACGGCTCGCGCGTACGCCTCCGTCTGCAACAGCCCATGGATCACCGAGTTGTTGTAGGCGCCCAGTTCGACGGCCTCCGCCTCCAGCCGCTTCAGGTCGCGGACCTTCTTCGGGTACCGCGCTTCCGCCACGTCCTTCCT comes from the Streptomyces sp. NBC_00820 genome and includes:
- the hemC gene encoding hydroxymethylbilane synthase, translating into MTQKALRLGTRRSKLAMAQSGQVAEAVSRVTGRPVELVEITTYGDVSREALAQIGGTGVFVTALRDALLKGEVDFAVHSLKDLPTAQPEELVLAAVPVREDPRDVIVAHDALKFTDLPRGARIGTGSPRRMAQLNAYARSHGLDIETVPIRGNVDTRIGYVHDGELDAVVLAAAGLNRIGRIDEVTDFLSVDTVLPAPGQGALAIECAADNAALVAALGALDDPFTRVAVTAERSLLAALEAGCSAPVGALADLLADGQIVKEMRLRGVVGTTDGTRMVQLSTTGPVPQTHEQAMALGRELATEMLAQGAAGLMGEREH
- a CDS encoding bifunctional uroporphyrinogen-III C-methyltransferase/uroporphyrinogen-III synthase, with product MSPANLSTGLEHGHVTFLGAGPGDPGLLTLRAVEALSNADVLVAEHEVLDVIRTHARQGVTVVPTDAVASSDPLPGTGTPQLTVVDGTSTSVALPAAARDAAHLVMEAARTGRRVVRAVSGDPGLDTNAAEEMLACAAAGVPFEVVPGVAAAVGVPAYAGVPLRDAHGMDVRFVDARTATSRCWTEVGASDGTVVVSTTLDSVAATASELVSAGRKPDTPMTVTVAGTTTRQRTWSATLGTIAQTLKQAKVLPSPDGGRPVIVVVGERSAAAQRDRLSWFESKPLFGWRVLVPRTKEQAASLSDQLRSYGAVPHEVPTIAVEPPRTPQQMERAVKGLVTGRYEWIAFTSVNAVKAVREKFEEYGLDARAFAGIKVAAVGEQTAKALIDFGVKPDLVPSGEQSAAGLLEDWPPYDPVFDPIDRVFLPRADIATETLVAGLIELGWEVDDVTAYRTVRASPPPADTREAIKGGGFDAVLFTSSSTVRNLVGIAGKPHNVTVIACIGPATAKTAEEHGLRVDVMAPEPSVLKLAEALADFGLKRRAAAQEAGDPVTRPSERRPGARRRRTTT
- a CDS encoding DUF397 domain-containing protein, which translates into the protein MTLKVSGAQAELEWIKSSHSTADGPDCIEVAATPARVHVRDSKNPHGPRLTLTPKVWTGFLPYASAH
- a CDS encoding helix-turn-helix domain-containing protein, with amino-acid sequence MSDWDAGPEDDEAGAVMRTVGRQLKLWREAAGLTQAEFGTAIGYGEELVSSVERGRRIPRPEYLDRADQVLTAGGRVSAMRKDVAEARYPKKVRDLKRLEAEAVELGAYNNSVIHGLLQTEAYARAVFGVRRPPFTADQLEQRMAARLSRQEIIDAATEPPLFSFVQCESTLRRPIGGKMVMRQQLERLLEMGRRRNVDLQILPLGHEENPGIDGSFRLLKLRDGATVGFSEAPLSSRVITDPKETTVLDIRYGAIRAQALSPHESMTFIEKVLGETKT